From Athene noctua unplaced genomic scaffold, bAthNoc1.hap1.1 HAP1_HAP1_scaffold_84, whole genome shotgun sequence, a single genomic window includes:
- the LOC141955040 gene encoding transcription elongation factor SPT5-like isoform X3: MAVDSRSPSPVGNSSMTPGSPSRGDNSPHIPSSGIEQSSSDWVTTDIEVKVRDTYPDSQAVGQIGVIRSVTGGMCSVCLKDSEKVVSISSEHLEPVTPTKNKVWMILG, translated from the exons GACAGCCGCAGCCCAAGCCCTGTGGGCAACAGCTCCATGACCCCTGGGTCCCCCTCCCGGGGGGATAACAGCCCCCACATCCCCAGCTCGGGAatcgagcagagctccagcgactgggtgaccaccgacatcgaggtgaaggtccgtgacacctacccggaCAGTCAGGCGGTGGGACAGATCGGCGTCATCCGCAGCGTCACG ggtGGGATGTGCTCCGTCTGCCTGAAGGACAGCGAGAAAgtggtgagcatctccagcgAGCACCTGGAGCCTGTCACCCCCACCAAGAACAAG GTCTGGATGATCCTGGGGTAG